The following proteins are co-located in the Spirosoma montaniterrae genome:
- a CDS encoding GNAT family N-acetyltransferase — MEPDGTSTFDIQHSVFNIKDLFFFPRSRIDTLAWDACVMASAQRLIYGYSWYLDAVTSARGWKWVGLVLPDEQGNYRAVMPVPLRRRWGKWVVYQPLFCQMLTVFSRDATLDPTPFFDVMLRRFRYGAKINLRQYPAPDLGFQVVRQHATHVLNLSATYETIYKRYSRDRRTNLRRGIAANWRLTDSVDAGPLLRLFRENHADTIPGGVGEWAYTTLQNLISELESRNLGRLRYAERNGQIEAGALFVQEGNRIIYLFNAASEAGRRGNARTVLLDEMIREKASGPVLFDFESPDKSSVVAFYQSFGAAEEPFWTARWSRLTWLERGLVWLLKNTAAAVSGHYSGAGPSPLNQPRDQLQP, encoded by the coding sequence ATGGAACCGGACGGCACTTCAACATTCGATATTCAGCATTCGGTATTCAACATTAAAGACCTATTTTTTTTCCCCCGTTCCCGCATCGACACCCTTGCCTGGGACGCCTGCGTGATGGCGTCGGCGCAGCGACTTATTTATGGCTATTCATGGTATCTCGATGCCGTAACGTCGGCGCGTGGCTGGAAGTGGGTAGGGTTGGTCTTGCCCGACGAACAGGGAAACTACAGGGCCGTGATGCCCGTGCCGCTGCGCCGACGCTGGGGGAAATGGGTCGTGTATCAGCCATTGTTCTGCCAGATGCTGACCGTTTTCAGTCGCGATGCAACGCTCGACCCAACACCGTTTTTTGACGTAATGCTTAGGCGGTTTCGGTACGGCGCAAAAATTAACCTCCGGCAGTACCCAGCCCCTGACCTGGGCTTTCAGGTGGTTCGGCAACACGCTACGCACGTACTTAATTTATCGGCGACCTACGAAACCATTTACAAACGCTACAGCCGCGACCGCCGAACCAACCTTCGGCGGGGCATTGCTGCCAACTGGCGGCTAACTGATTCTGTTGATGCGGGGCCGTTGCTGAGACTATTCCGTGAAAATCACGCCGATACTATTCCCGGCGGAGTGGGCGAGTGGGCCTACACCACCCTGCAAAACCTGATTAGCGAATTGGAAAGCCGGAATCTGGGCCGTTTACGTTACGCCGAACGCAACGGTCAGATTGAAGCCGGAGCCTTGTTTGTGCAGGAAGGCAACCGGATTATCTACCTCTTCAACGCAGCGTCTGAAGCCGGTCGGCGGGGCAATGCCCGCACCGTGCTGCTTGATGAGATGATTCGTGAAAAGGCGAGTGGGCCAGTGTTATTCGATTTTGAAAGCCCCGATAAATCCTCGGTCGTAGCCTTTTACCAGAGCTTCGGAGCGGCAGAAGAACCATTCTGGACAGCCCGCTGGAGCCGACTGACATGGCTTGAGCGCGGGCTGGTGTGGTTGCTTAAAAATACCGCAGCGGCTGTTTCAGGCCATTATTCCGGCGCAGGTCCATCACCATTGAACCAACCCAGAGATCAACTTCAACCTTAA
- a CDS encoding aminopeptidase: MRKKIALAVVGVLVVLLVWQWELVSYGLMQARGQVRIMVNSRPVAELMADPNYPDSLKQKLKLIAEIKRFAIDSLRLDPSGSYESFYDLQGKPLMWVLVGAERFRLVPVSFEVPILGTFSYKGFFDESRLREADSLLRKQGYDTRINEVAAYSTLGFLNDPILSNMLDRSEGSLAELIIHELTHGTLFVRDNLEYNENVADFVGEYGAERFLAQKYGRDSEQYRNYVAGKTFYERYDEHILRGTRLLDSLYQSFKPQTPVAVKDSLKWETIGQIVATSDTLTDERTQTSMRLVNKRRFSKLNLPNNAYFIGYLTYRKQQNRFRQEFENQFNSDFGRYLTHLKQTYPSL, encoded by the coding sequence ATGCGTAAAAAAATTGCTCTTGCTGTCGTAGGGGTGCTGGTGGTGTTGCTGGTCTGGCAATGGGAGTTGGTCAGTTACGGCCTGATGCAGGCACGGGGGCAGGTGCGAATTATGGTCAACAGCCGCCCCGTAGCCGAACTCATGGCCGACCCCAACTACCCCGATTCGCTGAAACAAAAACTGAAACTGATTGCCGAGATCAAACGCTTTGCCATCGACTCGCTCCGGCTCGACCCGTCGGGCAGTTACGAATCATTTTACGACCTACAGGGCAAGCCGCTGATGTGGGTGCTGGTGGGTGCCGAACGATTTCGGCTCGTGCCGGTTTCGTTTGAAGTGCCGATTTTGGGAACGTTTTCGTACAAGGGTTTTTTTGACGAAAGCCGACTCCGCGAAGCTGATTCATTGCTGCGTAAACAAGGCTACGACACGCGCATTAACGAGGTGGCAGCCTACTCGACGCTTGGTTTTCTGAACGACCCGATTTTGTCGAACATGCTCGACCGCAGCGAGGGTAGCCTGGCCGAATTGATTATTCACGAACTTACACACGGCACGTTGTTTGTTCGCGATAATCTGGAATACAACGAAAACGTAGCCGATTTTGTCGGCGAGTACGGAGCAGAGCGATTTCTGGCGCAGAAGTACGGGCGTGATTCGGAGCAATACCGAAACTACGTAGCTGGCAAAACCTTCTACGAACGCTACGACGAACACATTCTGCGCGGCACCCGGCTGCTCGACAGTTTGTATCAGTCGTTTAAACCTCAAACGCCAGTGGCAGTCAAAGATTCGTTGAAGTGGGAAACGATTGGGCAGATTGTTGCCACGTCGGACACGCTGACCGACGAACGGACACAGACCAGTATGCGTTTAGTAAATAAGCGACGGTTTAGCAAACTAAACCTACCCAATAATGCGTATTTTATTGGGTATCTTACCTACCGAAAGCAGCAAAACCGCTTTCGGCAGGAGTTTGAAAACCAGTTCAACAGTGATTTTGGGCGGTATCTGACCCATTTAAAACAAACTTATCCATCCTTGTAA
- a CDS encoding DUF3108 domain-containing protein → MKKWLIGLGIASVLATGFTALNTYRRVANTSFGPGEHLEYRVHYGFLNAAEATVDVSPTLYKVNDRPCYRVNVDGRTVGAFDLVTHVRDTWRSYIDTSAILPQKFYTNLQENKYRKEENITFNHVSNTAKAEERAERNTFKVPDNVHDFISGYYFLRTIDFHKLPTGQVLEVPAFYDDTVYNMRVRYRGKSVLKVKEGKINVLKLNPILPPNGMFKSEESIRIFVSDDVNKVPVKVEVDLWVGSMVMDLRRNNGLKQPLRYF, encoded by the coding sequence ATGAAAAAGTGGTTGATTGGTTTAGGTATTGCCTCGGTGCTGGCAACAGGCTTTACGGCTCTGAACACCTATCGGCGCGTTGCCAACACCAGCTTCGGGCCGGGCGAACATCTCGAATACCGCGTTCATTACGGCTTTCTGAATGCTGCCGAAGCTACTGTAGACGTTAGCCCTACGCTCTATAAAGTAAATGACCGACCCTGCTACCGCGTCAATGTCGATGGCCGCACGGTTGGCGCATTCGATCTGGTGACGCATGTCCGCGACACCTGGCGGTCTTACATCGACACGTCGGCTATTTTGCCGCAGAAGTTCTACACTAATTTGCAGGAGAACAAATATCGTAAGGAAGAAAACATTACGTTCAATCACGTATCGAACACGGCGAAAGCTGAAGAACGCGCCGAACGTAATACGTTCAAAGTGCCTGATAATGTGCATGATTTTATCAGCGGCTACTATTTTCTGCGTACCATCGACTTCCACAAACTGCCCACCGGGCAGGTGCTGGAAGTACCGGCTTTTTACGACGATACGGTGTATAACATGCGTGTTCGTTACCGGGGAAAGTCGGTTTTGAAGGTGAAAGAAGGCAAGATCAACGTGCTGAAACTTAACCCCATTTTGCCCCCCAACGGCATGTTCAAGTCGGAAGAGTCGATTCGGATTTTCGTGTCCGACGACGTGAACAAAGTACCAGTTAAGGTTGAAGTTGATCTCTGGGTTGGTTCAATGGTGATGGACCTGCGCCGGAATAATGGCCTGAAACAGCCGCTGCGGTATTTTTAA